A part of Verrucomicrobiota bacterium genomic DNA contains:
- a CDS encoding ABC transporter permease yields MATPQTTNQGAAAQPAAPAPAPAARRETSWASKLIGVQGPLIGLVALCIVFSLTTGAFLSFRNLLNVLDQITVLGILSIGMTLVIIIGGIDLSVGSVLAFSMMILGWLSHDWNLPLGLAVVIALLVGALCGWGNGLLCTRARLPAFIATLSMMTIARGLANIITDGRQIVGYPDWFDSFATRRYFGFLSLTVALAIVLVIAGWVFLRYRAAGRALYAIGGSGEVARLAGIRVRQMTTWVYVASGLLSGLASIVLASRLDSSQPSAGLGYELDAIAAVVIGGASLSGGVGGIGGTVVGVLIIGVLHNGLNLTGVSPFIQQVVIGVVIALAVSSDTLRRRGA; encoded by the coding sequence ATGGCCACTCCCCAGACCACCAACCAAGGCGCCGCGGCCCAGCCGGCAGCACCGGCACCGGCACCGGCCGCGCGGCGCGAGACCTCCTGGGCCAGCAAACTCATCGGCGTGCAGGGCCCGCTCATCGGCTTGGTGGCGCTGTGCATCGTCTTTTCGCTCACCACCGGCGCCTTCCTCTCGTTTCGCAACCTGCTCAACGTGCTGGACCAGATCACCGTGCTCGGCATCCTGTCGATCGGCATGACGCTGGTGATCATCATTGGGGGCATTGATCTTTCTGTCGGCTCGGTGCTGGCCTTTTCCATGATGATCCTGGGCTGGCTCAGCCATGACTGGAACCTGCCGCTGGGCCTCGCGGTCGTAATCGCTCTTTTGGTTGGCGCCCTGTGCGGGTGGGGAAACGGCCTGCTCTGCACGCGGGCCAGGCTGCCGGCATTCATCGCCACGTTAAGCATGATGACGATCGCCCGCGGCCTGGCCAACATCATCACCGACGGCCGCCAGATCGTCGGTTACCCCGACTGGTTCGACAGCTTTGCCACGCGCCGCTATTTCGGGTTTCTATCGCTGACGGTGGCCCTGGCCATCGTGCTGGTCATCGCCGGCTGGGTGTTCCTGCGCTACCGGGCGGCCGGCCGCGCCCTGTACGCCATCGGCGGCAGCGGCGAAGTGGCGCGCCTGGCCGGCATCCGCGTGCGGCAGATGACCACCTGGGTCTACGTGGCCAGCGGGCTGCTTTCGGGCCTGGCGAGCATCGTGCTGGCCAGCCGGCTGGATTCAAGCCAGCCCAGCGCCGGGCTGGGTTACGAGCTGGACGCCATCGCAGCGGTGGTGATCGGCGGGGCGAGCTTGAGCGGCGGGGTGGGCGGCATCGGCGGCACGGTGGTGGGCGTCTTGATCATCGGGGTGCTGCATAACGGGCTGAACCTCACCGGCGTTTCCCCCTTCATCCAACAGGTGGTCATCGGCGTAGTCATCGCCCTGGCAGTCAGCTCCGATACCCTGCGGCGCCGGGGCGCCTGA
- a CDS encoding transketolase family protein: MEPAQANLEVFSATLLELARQNPDLLVVTSDSRGSAKLAPFAKAVPGQIVEVGIAEQNLVGVAAGLAAAGKTVFAVSPACFLTARALEQIKNDLCYSDRPVKVVGISAGVSYGALGTTHHSLHDYAVLRAIHNVTIVAPADGFESREAVRAAAQLPAPVYLRFGKKRMPHLPRVDAGFALGKASLIRQGRDLSFLACGETVAPAFEAAELLAKEGVECRVLSLHTLKPLDYEAVRRAATETGGVITAEEHSVSGGLGEACAALLLQEGIHTRFKIMGFPDDHTVTGSQDEIFRHYGLDGPGLAATARKLLAKR; this comes from the coding sequence ATGGAACCAGCGCAAGCGAATTTGGAAGTCTTTAGCGCCACGCTCTTGGAGTTGGCGCGCCAGAACCCGGATTTGTTGGTGGTGACCAGCGATTCGCGGGGCTCGGCCAAGCTGGCCCCCTTTGCCAAAGCCGTGCCGGGCCAGATCGTGGAGGTGGGCATTGCCGAGCAGAACCTGGTGGGGGTGGCGGCGGGGTTGGCCGCGGCGGGCAAGACGGTCTTTGCGGTCTCGCCGGCCTGCTTTCTGACGGCGCGGGCGCTGGAGCAGATCAAGAATGACCTGTGCTACTCCGACCGGCCGGTCAAGGTGGTGGGCATCAGCGCGGGGGTCAGCTATGGGGCCCTGGGAACTACCCACCATTCCTTGCACGACTACGCGGTGTTGCGCGCCATCCACAACGTGACAATCGTGGCGCCGGCCGACGGCTTCGAGAGCCGGGAGGCGGTGCGGGCGGCCGCGCAGTTGCCCGCGCCGGTGTACCTGCGCTTTGGCAAGAAACGCATGCCGCACCTGCCGCGGGTGGACGCGGGTTTTGCGCTGGGCAAAGCGTCGTTGATCCGGCAAGGCCGGGACCTGAGTTTTCTGGCCTGCGGGGAAACGGTGGCGCCGGCTTTTGAGGCGGCGGAATTGCTGGCCAAAGAGGGTGTGGAGTGCCGGGTCTTGAGCCTGCACACGCTTAAGCCGCTGGATTATGAGGCGGTGCGCCGGGCGGCAACCGAAACGGGCGGGGTCATCACGGCGGAGGAGCACAGCGTCAGCGGCGGCTTGGGCGAGGCCTGCGCGGCCTTGCTGCTGCAGGAGGGCATTCACACCCGGTTTAAGATTATGGGGTTCCCGGATGACCACACGGTCACCGGCAGTCAGGACGAGATTTTCCGCCATTACGGCCTGGACGGCCCGGGGCTGGCCGCCACCGCCCGGAAGCTTTTGGCGAAACGTTAA
- a CDS encoding transketolase, protein MSERDLQRRSVQYRQALLRLIRTAKAGHTGGDLSCLDILNVLYNRILRVGPETFKGPDHDHFIQSKGHCAEALFVVLADRGFFPEKDLETLNRYGSHYIGHPTREVYGVEQNTGALGHGLAVAVGLALAGKMDRKDYRVFCLLGDGELAEGSNWEAAMTAAHYRLDNLVAIVDRNGLQITGSTEDVCQLSPLDEKFAAFGFGVQRCNGNDIGELVRTFEAVPFRPGKPSVVLAKTRKGKGVSFMENVAKWHHGVPNEEEFNRAMSELEAAQAALA, encoded by the coding sequence CTGAGCGAACGCGACCTCCAACGTAGATCGGTGCAGTACCGCCAGGCCCTGCTGCGGCTCATCCGCACGGCCAAGGCCGGCCACACCGGCGGCGACCTCTCCTGCCTGGATATCCTCAACGTGCTCTACAACCGCATCCTGCGGGTGGGCCCCGAGACTTTCAAGGGGCCCGACCACGACCACTTCATCCAGAGCAAAGGCCACTGCGCCGAGGCGCTCTTCGTCGTGCTGGCCGACCGCGGCTTCTTCCCCGAAAAAGACCTCGAGACCTTGAACCGCTACGGCTCCCACTACATCGGCCACCCCACCCGTGAGGTCTACGGGGTGGAACAGAACACGGGGGCGCTGGGCCACGGGCTGGCCGTGGCCGTCGGCCTGGCTCTGGCCGGCAAGATGGACCGGAAGGACTACCGGGTCTTTTGCCTGCTCGGGGACGGCGAGCTGGCCGAGGGCTCCAACTGGGAGGCGGCCATGACGGCGGCCCACTACCGCTTGGATAACCTTGTGGCCATCGTCGACCGCAACGGCCTGCAGATCACCGGTTCAACCGAGGACGTCTGCCAGTTGTCGCCCCTGGACGAGAAATTTGCGGCCTTCGGCTTTGGGGTGCAGCGCTGCAACGGCAACGACATCGGCGAGTTGGTGCGCACCTTCGAGGCAGTGCCCTTCCGGCCGGGCAAGCCCAGCGTGGTGTTGGCCAAGACGCGCAAAGGCAAAGGGGTGAGCTTCATGGAAAACGTGGCCAAGTGGCACCACGGGGTGCCCAACGAGGAGGAGTTTAACCGCGCGATGAGCGAACTGGAGGCGGCGCAAGCGGCGTTGGCTTAA
- a CDS encoding sugar-binding transcriptional regulator — protein MIHHAPDLRLMTRAARLYHEEGLTQTEVAQRLGITQVAVSRLLKKAQEHGIVRTTVVTPPGAFADLEGLLEARFGLSQAVIGDAVRDSEEPVLTAIGSAAAQFLESTLKSGEVIGISSWSASLLAMVDHMHPPRKVENCLVVQMLGGLGNPAAEQHASRLAIRLASLVHGEARFLPVPGLVGSASAAKALAQDPYVSETVAFFDKVSLALVGVGALEPSALVASSGNALAREELEALQKNGAVGDICLRFYDADGRPVKGAFDGRVIGIDLERLRRVPRSVALCGGKRKFPAILGALRGRWVNTLVTDQFTAQRLVKAQPAKALAAEAGS, from the coding sequence ATGATTCACCACGCACCAGACCTCCGGCTGATGACTCGGGCGGCCCGCCTCTACCATGAAGAGGGGCTGACGCAGACCGAGGTGGCCCAGCGGCTCGGGATTACGCAGGTCGCGGTGTCGCGCCTGTTAAAAAAAGCGCAGGAACACGGCATTGTGCGAACCACCGTGGTGACACCGCCGGGGGCGTTCGCCGACCTGGAAGGCTTACTCGAGGCAAGATTTGGGTTGAGCCAGGCGGTGATCGGCGACGCCGTGCGCGATTCAGAGGAGCCCGTTCTCACCGCCATCGGATCCGCCGCGGCCCAATTCCTCGAATCCACGCTCAAATCCGGCGAGGTGATCGGCATCTCGTCCTGGAGCGCGTCCCTCCTGGCGATGGTTGACCATATGCACCCGCCCCGGAAAGTCGAAAACTGTCTGGTGGTGCAAATGTTGGGCGGGCTGGGTAACCCGGCGGCGGAGCAGCACGCCAGTCGCCTGGCCATTCGCCTGGCCAGCCTGGTACACGGCGAAGCCCGGTTCCTGCCTGTGCCGGGCCTTGTGGGCTCCGCCAGCGCGGCTAAGGCGCTGGCGCAAGACCCTTACGTGAGCGAGACGGTCGCGTTCTTCGACAAGGTAAGCCTCGCGCTGGTGGGCGTGGGTGCGCTCGAACCCTCGGCGTTGGTGGCCAGCAGCGGCAACGCTCTTGCTCGAGAGGAATTGGAAGCCTTGCAAAAGAACGGCGCCGTCGGAGACATCTGCCTGCGCTTTTATGACGCCGACGGCCGCCCGGTGAAAGGCGCTTTTGACGGGCGGGTCATCGGCATCGACCTGGAACGCCTGCGCCGGGTGCCGCGGTCGGTCGCGCTCTGCGGTGGCAAAAGAAAGTTTCCGGCCATCCTGGGCGCCTTGCGCGGGCGGTGGGTTAACACGCTCGTCACGGACCAATTCACGGCTCAACGGTTGGTTAAGGCGCAACCTGCCAAAGCCCTGGCCGCGGAAGCCGGGAGCTGA
- the glpK gene encoding glycerol kinase GlpK — protein MKAILALDAGTTNVKAILVDRQANVLARSSVPLAIDFPRSGWVEQSAEAVWDAARQALQGCMAQSGGHEAVALGISNQRETLVAWNRATGEPAAPCIVWQCRRSAGICQALRQQQGVEETIRAKTGLQVDPLFPSSKVQWLLENRPDLRKLAQTGDLCLGTVDAWLVWKLTGGKRFVTDYSNASRTQLFNLTTGAWDPELLALFGVPSSSLPELVASNEPLGNAILGAGQAIPVCGILGDSHAALLGHGVLEKGKVKATYGTGSSLMTLAGGPHSRDKGVSSTIAWKFDQVQYAYEGNITATGSGLSWVLTLIGSEDLEPAVKRATELDGNGGVYFVPALAGLGAPHWDEKARGAVVGLSFGTRKEHVVRAALEAIAYQVKDVFDAMEHAAGARPEALLADGGASKNDWLMQFQADVLDRPVLRSQTAELSGLGAAFAAGLGCGFWSSTAEVAGVAAPHDPFQPRLEASERDRLVGRWNRAVASVKAYGLAQ, from the coding sequence ATGAAAGCCATTCTGGCGCTGGACGCCGGGACTACCAACGTCAAGGCGATCCTGGTTGATCGTCAGGCCAATGTACTGGCCCGCAGTTCCGTTCCCCTTGCCATCGACTTCCCCCGAAGCGGCTGGGTTGAACAGTCGGCCGAAGCTGTCTGGGACGCCGCCCGCCAAGCCCTGCAGGGTTGCATGGCCCAAAGCGGCGGGCATGAGGCCGTCGCGCTCGGCATCTCCAACCAGCGGGAAACGCTCGTGGCTTGGAACCGGGCGACGGGCGAGCCTGCCGCTCCCTGCATCGTCTGGCAGTGCCGCCGCAGCGCCGGCATTTGCCAAGCACTCCGGCAGCAGCAAGGCGTGGAGGAAACGATTCGAGCCAAAACCGGCCTTCAGGTCGATCCCCTGTTTCCCTCAAGCAAGGTTCAGTGGCTGCTGGAAAATCGTCCTGACCTCCGCAAGCTGGCGCAAACGGGTGACCTTTGCCTGGGCACCGTGGATGCCTGGCTCGTGTGGAAGCTCACCGGCGGCAAACGGTTTGTCACCGATTACAGCAACGCTTCACGAACCCAACTATTTAACCTTACGACGGGTGCGTGGGACCCCGAATTGCTGGCCTTGTTTGGGGTGCCGTCGTCCTCCCTCCCGGAGTTGGTTGCCTCCAACGAGCCGCTGGGCAATGCGATTCTGGGGGCTGGCCAGGCGATCCCGGTATGCGGCATCTTGGGCGATTCTCACGCCGCGCTTCTCGGACACGGCGTCCTGGAAAAGGGCAAGGTCAAGGCCACCTATGGTACGGGCTCATCGCTCATGACCCTCGCAGGCGGCCCGCATAGCCGCGACAAGGGCGTTTCCAGTACGATTGCCTGGAAGTTCGACCAAGTGCAATACGCTTACGAAGGCAACATCACCGCGACTGGCTCCGGCCTCTCTTGGGTGCTGACGCTCATCGGCTCGGAAGACCTGGAGCCCGCCGTGAAACGCGCGACCGAACTGGACGGCAACGGCGGCGTCTATTTTGTGCCCGCCCTGGCCGGTCTGGGCGCGCCTCACTGGGACGAAAAGGCGCGCGGGGCCGTTGTGGGGTTGTCATTTGGCACGCGCAAGGAACACGTGGTGCGCGCTGCCCTGGAGGCGATCGCTTATCAGGTTAAAGACGTGTTCGACGCGATGGAACACGCGGCCGGCGCACGGCCGGAAGCCCTTTTGGCCGATGGCGGTGCGAGCAAGAACGACTGGCTGATGCAGTTTCAGGCCGACGTGCTGGATCGGCCGGTGTTGCGCAGCCAAACGGCCGAACTGTCGGGTCTCGGCGCGGCGTTTGCCGCCGGGCTCGGCTGTGGGTTTTGGTCCTCGACTGCGGAGGTCGCCGGAGTGGCGGCCCCGCATGACCCGTTTCAGCCAAGGCTCGAGGCAAGCGAACGAGACCGGCTCGTAGGCCGTTGGAATCGCGCGGTGGCCTCCGTGAAGGCGTACGGGCTCGCCCAATGA
- a CDS encoding selenium-binding protein — protein sequence MPNAKTNGEAARRNGGFGGFRWTTDPTFYPTARSAMEASAEKLAYVAALAPDQKSRPDALLVVDVDPASATYSQVVGRLDLPDIGDELHHFGWNACSTALCPYAPHPHVERRYLVLPGLRSSRIHIVDTKPDPRHLTIVKTIEPGELHRKTGYSRPHTVHCGPEGLYVSALGAPDGGGPGGIFLLDHLTFDVLGRWEVDRGPQELAYDFWWHLGHDALLSSEWGTPNKIEAGLDPAHLLASGYGHQLHVWNLRKRKHKQAIDLGKEHQMVLELRPSHDPTRTFGFAGVVISLKDLSASIWLWYRDHGTWAAKKVIEIPAEPAEPDALPPLLKGFKAVPPLVTDISLSLDDRWLYVSCWGTGELRRYDVAVPDRPKLTGVIQLGGIVRKAAHPGRPQEPLNGGPQMVEVSRDGRRVYLTNSLYQSWDEQFYPEGIRTWFVKAEAPDDGALRLDPSFLVTSPEHRLHQVRLEGGDSSSDSYCYPS from the coding sequence ATGCCTAACGCAAAAACGAACGGCGAGGCCGCTCGCCGCAATGGCGGCTTCGGCGGTTTCCGCTGGACGACCGATCCGACCTTTTACCCGACAGCCCGATCGGCCATGGAAGCCTCGGCTGAGAAGCTGGCCTACGTGGCGGCCCTCGCACCGGACCAGAAGTCCCGTCCGGATGCCTTGTTGGTGGTTGACGTTGATCCCGCCTCAGCGACGTACAGCCAGGTTGTCGGCCGGCTCGATTTACCCGACATCGGCGACGAATTGCATCACTTCGGCTGGAACGCTTGCAGCACCGCTCTGTGCCCGTACGCTCCGCACCCACACGTCGAGCGACGTTACCTGGTGCTGCCCGGGCTGCGCTCTTCGCGCATCCACATCGTGGACACCAAGCCCGATCCGCGCCATTTGACGATCGTCAAGACGATCGAGCCGGGCGAGTTGCACCGAAAAACCGGTTACTCCCGGCCACACACCGTCCATTGCGGGCCCGAAGGGCTTTACGTCAGCGCACTGGGGGCACCGGACGGCGGGGGACCCGGGGGCATCTTCCTGTTGGACCATCTCACCTTCGACGTGCTGGGGCGTTGGGAGGTCGACCGCGGGCCGCAGGAGTTGGCCTATGATTTTTGGTGGCACCTGGGCCATGACGCCTTGCTCTCAAGCGAATGGGGAACCCCGAACAAGATTGAAGCGGGGCTCGATCCGGCCCACCTGCTGGCGAGCGGTTACGGCCACCAATTGCATGTGTGGAACCTGCGCAAGCGCAAGCACAAACAGGCCATTGACCTTGGCAAGGAACACCAAATGGTCTTGGAACTGCGTCCGTCGCACGATCCTACGCGCACCTTCGGTTTCGCGGGTGTGGTGATTTCGTTAAAAGACCTTTCTGCCTCCATCTGGCTCTGGTACCGGGATCACGGCACATGGGCGGCGAAGAAAGTAATCGAGATTCCCGCCGAACCCGCTGAACCCGACGCGTTGCCGCCGTTGCTGAAAGGCTTCAAGGCCGTGCCGCCTTTGGTGACCGACATCAGTTTGTCCTTGGACGACCGTTGGCTTTACGTCTCCTGCTGGGGAACGGGAGAGTTGCGCCGGTACGACGTCGCCGTCCCTGATCGGCCAAAGCTAACCGGGGTGATCCAGTTGGGCGGCATCGTTAGGAAAGCGGCGCATCCGGGCCGGCCGCAGGAGCCCCTCAACGGCGGCCCGCAAATGGTCGAGGTGAGCCGCGACGGCAGGCGCGTCTACCTCACGAATTCGCTTTACCAGTCCTGGGACGAGCAGTTTTACCCGGAGGGCATTCGAACCTGGTTCGTCAAAGCGGAAGCGCCTGATGATGGGGCACTGCGTTTAGACCCGAGCTTCCTGGTGACAAGCCCGGAGCACCGGTTACATCAGGTGCGGTTGGAAGGCGGCGACAGCTCGTCCGATTCGTATTGCTACCCGTCGTGA
- the iolG gene encoding inositol 2-dehydrogenase, producing the protein MIGIALLGAGRMARVHAKAIQAAGARLVTVFDIFEPAAKSLAADTGASAARSVDEALHHPEVGAVLVVTSSDTHVDCVLRGVQAGKAVMCEKPLAPTLSEAQRCIDVLGDQATSKVFLAFNRRFDPGHAALKRAVEAGEIGNLEQLTITSRDPAPPPLDYIPKSGGLFKDMMIHDFDMARWILGEEPVTIHSHGSCLVDPQIGKLGDIDTACVTLVTATGKQAVILNSRRAAYGYDQRVEAFGSAGMVISDNPRATGLKRYASTSFGAPDRLFTFYMDRYGESYRTEIETFLRGAAAGTPPPVNAIDGLKTAYLAEAAGASLRLGQAVELKPNCEVTWPE; encoded by the coding sequence TTGATCGGGATTGCCCTACTTGGGGCGGGCCGCATGGCCCGGGTGCATGCCAAAGCCATTCAGGCCGCAGGAGCAAGGCTCGTCACGGTCTTTGACATTTTCGAACCGGCCGCCAAGTCTCTGGCCGCCGATACGGGCGCATCCGCGGCGCGCAGCGTGGACGAGGCGCTGCATCATCCTGAGGTCGGTGCGGTTTTGGTGGTGACGTCGTCAGACACCCACGTGGACTGCGTCCTCCGGGGTGTTCAGGCCGGAAAGGCCGTCATGTGTGAAAAACCGCTGGCACCGACGTTGTCGGAGGCGCAACGTTGCATCGACGTCTTGGGTGACCAGGCAACCAGCAAGGTCTTTCTTGCTTTCAACCGGCGTTTTGATCCGGGGCATGCAGCGCTCAAGCGGGCGGTTGAGGCGGGTGAAATCGGTAATCTCGAGCAACTGACGATTACAAGCCGTGATCCCGCGCCCCCGCCGCTTGACTATATCCCAAAATCCGGCGGGCTCTTCAAAGACATGATGATCCACGACTTCGACATGGCCCGATGGATCCTGGGTGAAGAACCCGTCACCATTCACAGCCACGGCAGTTGCCTGGTCGACCCGCAAATCGGCAAACTCGGCGACATTGACACGGCTTGCGTGACCCTCGTGACGGCCACCGGCAAGCAGGCCGTGATCCTCAATTCGCGGCGTGCCGCTTACGGCTATGATCAACGGGTCGAGGCGTTCGGTTCGGCCGGGATGGTGATTTCGGATAACCCGAGGGCAACGGGCCTCAAGCGGTATGCAAGTACGAGCTTCGGGGCCCCGGATCGCCTTTTCACGTTCTACATGGACCGTTACGGGGAGAGTTACCGCACGGAGATCGAAACCTTTCTGCGCGGGGCGGCGGCGGGCACGCCGCCACCGGTTAACGCCATCGATGGCCTGAAGACGGCTTATTTGGCGGAAGCAGCCGGCGCGTCGCTGCGGCTGGGGCAAGCCGTTGAGCTCAAACCCAACTGCGAGGTGACCTGGCCTGAGTGA